The following nucleotide sequence is from Nitrospinota bacterium.
GGAACAAAGAGCTTATTACGGGGCTTTCGACCGGATTCAAGAGAATAGATGAAAAAACCGCCGGCTTCCAAAAGGGGGACCTTATCATTGTCGCGGGACGCCCTTCGATGGGAAAAACAGCGCTATGCATCAATATCGCCGAGAATGTCGGGGTATTCAATCAGCAAGCAGTCGCTTTTTTCTCGCTTGAAATGTCCTCGATGCAACTGGCGCTAAGGATGATATCTTCTCTAAGCCATGTTCCTCTCCACAAGATAAGAACAGGGTTTGCGGCAAAGAACGATTGGGCGAATTTGCATAAAGCATGCGGTCAGCTCTTTGATTCAAATATCCACATCGACGATACTCCGATGCAGAGCGTTCTCGACATTCGCGCCAAAGCAAGAAGACTGAAGGCGGAAAAGGGGCTCGACCTTATAGTTATCGACTACCTCCAGCTGCTCCACTCCAACACAAGAAGCGAGAACCGCGTGCTTGAGATAGGTGAAATGACGCGATCCCTGAAAGGCCTTGCGCGCGAGTTAGAAGTTCCGATAATCCTCATTTCACAGCTTTCACGAAAGGTGGAGGATCGTCCGAATAAGAAACCCCAGCTCGCCGACCTCCGCGAATCTGGCGCGATCGAACAGGACGCGGATATCGTCGGATTTGTTTACAGGGAAAGTTATTACGACAGGGATAACTTCGACATTCAGGGGAAGGCAAGTTTCATTATCGGCAAACAGCGAAACGGCCCTACCGGAGAGATCGAACTTGCGTGGAATGGCGAATGCACGCGATTCGACAACCTCTCATACGAAACACCGGACGAAAGCAATTTTATTGAAGGATAGACAGCTTTGGTCGCCGACAGAGCCGAGACACGCGCGAACAGGTGAAATAATACATTTGGAGAACTATCATTATTCCTATATGAAGAAATTTGGCGAATTTTCCAAACAAGCCATGATGGAGGGCGCGGCATGTCCTCCCTGAAAGCGACGATAGACATTTCCGCTTTTCGTCATAACCTCAAGACAGTCTCCAAAATAATCGGAAAGAACTGCCATATCCTCCCCGTGATCAAATCGAACGGTTACGGTCACGGCCTTCTCCCCCTTGCAAGAGAAGCTTTGAAAAACGGCGTTAAACTCCTTGGGATTGGAACGGTCGATGAAGGAGTGGAGCTCCGCAGGGCTAAGATCGGCTCCCCCATTGTGGTTCTGGACGGTTTCTTCAAGGAAGAGATAGATAGCATCATCCATAACAAATTGACGCCTGTGGTTTTTTCCATCGAAATGGCCCAGGAGCTGAACCGGGCCGCAAAAACTGCAGGCAAGACGGTGTCTGTTCATCTTAAATTCGATACCGGAATGTCCCGCTTCGGCATACCATTCCATGAATCGGATGACACAATTACCAAGGTGAAGCGTCTTGGCAATTTGAATATTGAAGGGGTGATGACACATCTTGCATCGTCGGCAGATCCTTCCTCGCCTCAGACCGAATTCCAGCTATCACGTTTTGAGAAGATTCTGGAGCGCTGCAGATTGAAGGGCATCACGCCGAAATGGATACACGCGGCGAACAGCGGCGGAATTGTCTATTTTAAAAACTCCCATTACAACATGGTGCGCCCCGGAATTATCCTGTACGGAATTCCACCTTCAAATGTTAAAGGGATAAAACATGAATTCAAGCCTGTGATGACCCTATCGAGCAGGATAGTTTCCGTAAAAACGGTCCCTTCCGGCGAGGGGGTGGGCTACAACGCGACATACATAACGCCGAGGCCGAAACGGATCGGTGTTGTGATGGGGGGATATGCCGACGGCATCAACAGGCATCTTTCCAACCGGGGAACGGTGCTCTGGAAATCTAAAGCGCTGCCGATCATCGGCAATATCTGCATGGATAACTTCATGATAGACCTTAGCAAGGCTCCATCGGCCAAACGTGGGGACGAGGTTATCCTACTTGGCCCCCAGCATGAAAACATCTCTGCCCAGAAGTGGGCGGAAATGGCTTCCACTATTTCATATGAAATTTTCTGCAATATAGGCAAAAGGGTAGAAAGGGTCATTAAACCTTAATACCTGCAGAATTTTGAAGCCCTGAGAAAATCTGCTGGCGGTTTATTGCGCCTCCAGGCCGGATGAGTTCCTTTATTGCTCGGTCAAGATAAAAAAAAAGGCCATCGGCTTGCGCCGATGGCCCTAATAAAAAACAGAACTTTCTTACTTGCTCATCAATACGACAAAGGTCAGAACCAGCTGTCCGCCGTTATCGGAATTGAAGGTTACCCTGTGGGACGGGCTTCTCGCATCCTTGTTCCTTGTCTTCCAGTTGAATGAAGCGGTGCTCCCTTTATCTTCAAACTTGGCGCCTTCAGGCAATCCTGTTGCAGTAATGGATTTTCCGTTAGCACAGGAAATCTCAGCCGAGACAGAGTTGCCAGCCGCAACCTCGATAGTTCTCCCTCTTGCAGGCGGATTGCTGGTAAAGGTCATATCGCACGCCTTTGGACCCTCTTCAACCGATGAAGGAGCCTCCTGAGCCGGCGCAGGCGGCGGCGGTGTAGCACAAGCCAAAGTCCCAGCAACAACCGAAACAACTAGCAGGAAACCTATTTTCCTGAAATCCATACAAATCCTCCCACAAAAAATAATTTAAATCATCGGGCAGTTTATGCCCGTCTAATTACGCAAGAGTATCTTAACATTACACTGATTAATTAATCAACTTCACTCGGGTTTCTGATACCTGTCAACCCTTACCTGCAGCCCCTCCTTCTTGCGAATATGCAAAACCTCTCGAAGAGCGTCGTCACGCGTCCTAAAACCGCCAATCCTTACGCGATACCAAACCGAACGGGATCTGGTGAGCTTATGAATATACGCCTTATGCCCTTTCTTTTTCAGAAGTTTTTCCAGTTCCTCCGCCTCATCCCTGCTCGGAAATGTA
It contains:
- the alr gene encoding alanine racemase — protein: MSSLKATIDISAFRHNLKTVSKIIGKNCHILPVIKSNGYGHGLLPLAREALKNGVKLLGIGTVDEGVELRRAKIGSPIVVLDGFFKEEIDSIIHNKLTPVVFSIEMAQELNRAAKTAGKTVSVHLKFDTGMSRFGIPFHESDDTITKVKRLGNLNIEGVMTHLASSADPSSPQTEFQLSRFEKILERCRLKGITPKWIHAANSGGIVYFKNSHYNMVRPGIILYGIPPSNVKGIKHEFKPVMTLSSRIVSVKTVPSGEGVGYNATYITPRPKRIGVVMGGYADGINRHLSNRGTVLWKSKALPIIGNICMDNFMIDLSKAPSAKRGDEVILLGPQHENISAQKWAEMASTISYEIFCNIGKRVERVIKP
- the dnaB gene encoding replicative DNA helicase, producing the protein MVRELNARVNTLPGRVPPQNLGAEQSVLGGILFDNSSLPKALESLKTGEEFYFPAHKLIYAAFIELFEKSEPIDLMTVSEALRKKKQIDESGGLDYLAELLEMIQTAANVGIHSRIVKEKALLRQLISTAGDLVNLGFEDTDDVDNIIDRAEQMIFKLAEERIQRGFIDMKQLVSTASEHIEALDRNKELITGLSTGFKRIDEKTAGFQKGDLIIVAGRPSMGKTALCINIAENVGVFNQQAVAFFSLEMSSMQLALRMISSLSHVPLHKIRTGFAAKNDWANLHKACGQLFDSNIHIDDTPMQSVLDIRAKARRLKAEKGLDLIVIDYLQLLHSNTRSENRVLEIGEMTRSLKGLARELEVPIILISQLSRKVEDRPNKKPQLADLRESGAIEQDADIVGFVYRESYYDRDNFDIQGKASFIIGKQRNGPTGEIELAWNGECTRFDNLSYETPDESNFIEG